The following proteins are co-located in the Ramlibacter sp. genome:
- a CDS encoding helix-turn-helix domain-containing protein — protein MERAIDVLFSFTQQEPVLDIPALQQRTGLSRPTLYRLLRTLESRGLIYSFGNPLRFQLGARIGLLASTWTPAPPLVTLAAGPLEQLWRSTQETVALMMPVSASHRMCVFERKSPQALSFSRGVGYTEPLHNGASGKVILAHLTPDQRRQSLSNLSRRARDQIARDIQTALQDGVLVTHAEVMAGTVAVASPVLTKSGQPVAAVCVFGTEMRLRGAALRSCRSQTAKAARDISTRL, from the coding sequence GTGGAACGCGCCATCGATGTGCTCTTCAGTTTCACACAACAGGAGCCGGTTCTCGACATTCCTGCGCTGCAGCAGCGCACCGGGCTGTCCCGACCCACTCTCTACCGACTGTTGCGAACACTGGAAAGCAGGGGGCTGATCTACTCGTTCGGCAACCCGCTACGTTTCCAACTGGGCGCCCGCATCGGCTTGCTCGCGAGCACGTGGACGCCTGCGCCTCCGCTGGTCACGCTGGCTGCCGGCCCACTGGAGCAGCTTTGGCGCAGCACCCAGGAAACCGTCGCGCTCATGATGCCCGTCTCCGCTTCCCATCGCATGTGCGTCTTCGAGCGGAAGAGCCCTCAGGCCCTCTCGTTCAGCCGCGGAGTGGGTTACACCGAGCCGCTGCACAACGGTGCCAGCGGCAAGGTCATACTGGCGCACTTGACGCCGGACCAGCGGCGGCAGTCGCTCAGCAATCTCAGCCGCCGTGCACGCGACCAGATCGCCCGTGACATCCAGACCGCGCTCCAGGACGGTGTGCTCGTGACGCACGCTGAAGTGATGGCGGGGACGGTGGCCGTCGCCTCGCCGGTGCTGACAAAAAGCGGCCAGCCGGTGGCGGCAGTCTGCGTGTTCGGGACGGAGATGCGGCTGCGCGGCGCCGCACTGCGCTCCTGTCGCAGCCAGACCGCCAAGGCGGCGCGCGACATCTCGACGCGACTCTGA
- a CDS encoding Rieske 2Fe-2S domain-containing protein: MQNPGHLPPALPPTHYLDNRIFTDPSIFREEQERLFSKVWQFVCHESELPNSGDFRTTQVAGKPLIVVRDESGSIRAFFNVCRHRAAEVVRSESGNARSFTCFYHHWNYGLDGSLRAVSKPEGYERACLDKAALGLVPVRTESVLGLVFTCLDPQAPALREYLGEILRPLQDPLGSVPMQVIHFHKAVVKTNWKLWQDNNSERYHSMLHAINRATQPWVLGKTSPMKLRLFPNGHSGYWSEGEAAVAYERGGYTNVTGGTLPGMRDNEMRVVNLFPDLMVNIRSNVVRIDRMIPIDEQHTMVEWRGLGVAGDDAETRELRLRHHNMFWGPAGRNLPEDLIAVESQYRAMRADAVRYSILAREEDLNPTDDANLRAYYQEWNRLMGRSASAPFEAHAQEVTL; this comes from the coding sequence ATGCAGAACCCTGGCCACTTGCCTCCGGCATTGCCGCCCACCCACTATCTGGACAACCGGATCTTCACCGATCCATCCATCTTCCGGGAGGAACAGGAACGTCTGTTCTCCAAGGTGTGGCAGTTTGTCTGCCATGAGAGCGAGCTGCCGAACAGCGGTGACTTCCGCACCACGCAGGTCGCGGGAAAGCCACTCATCGTGGTCCGCGACGAAAGCGGCAGCATCCGAGCCTTCTTCAACGTCTGCCGGCATCGTGCCGCGGAAGTGGTGCGTTCCGAGTCCGGCAACGCGCGCTCGTTCACTTGCTTCTACCACCACTGGAACTACGGGTTGGACGGAAGCCTGCGAGCGGTCTCCAAGCCGGAAGGATACGAGCGCGCATGTCTAGACAAGGCTGCGCTCGGCCTCGTTCCGGTGAGGACCGAGTCCGTGCTCGGGCTGGTCTTCACCTGTCTGGATCCGCAAGCGCCTGCGTTGAGGGAGTACCTCGGAGAAATCCTCCGCCCATTGCAGGACCCACTCGGGTCGGTGCCGATGCAAGTCATCCACTTCCACAAGGCAGTGGTCAAGACGAACTGGAAGCTCTGGCAGGACAACAACAGCGAACGCTATCACAGCATGCTGCACGCGATCAACCGGGCGACGCAACCCTGGGTGTTGGGCAAGACCAGCCCGATGAAGCTGCGCCTGTTTCCCAATGGCCATAGTGGCTACTGGTCCGAGGGCGAGGCCGCCGTCGCGTACGAGCGCGGCGGCTACACCAATGTGACCGGGGGCACGTTGCCGGGCATGCGCGACAATGAAATGCGGGTGGTCAACTTGTTTCCTGATCTGATGGTGAATATTCGCTCGAACGTGGTGCGGATCGACCGCATGATTCCGATCGACGAGCAGCACACGATGGTCGAATGGCGGGGGCTTGGTGTCGCCGGCGACGATGCCGAGACGCGGGAGCTAAGGCTGCGCCATCACAACATGTTCTGGGGCCCGGCGGGGCGCAACCTGCCGGAGGACCTGATTGCGGTGGAATCGCAGTACCGTGCCATGCGTGCCGACGCAGTCCGCTACAGCATTCTCGCGCGAGAGGAAGACCTCAATCCGACGGACGACGCGAACCTGCGAGCCTATTA
- a CDS encoding tripartite tricarboxylate transporter substrate binding protein: MRIVVPASGGTVDLVARAVIPALQQALGQPVIADAKPGASGNIAATLVAKSPGDGHTILTGFNPLVISTFLSKNLQYDLQKDLKPITLGVTSEQVLVVNSEVPVSTLAEFVALAKKSDGNMNFGSIGTGSASHLTMELFKSRAGVEIKHIPYKGAAPAMTDLLGKVTHAGVFAAANVIPYVKDGRLKALAVTGSKRLKALPNVPSMAEAGFPNFSATIWIGFLAPASTPDPVVRDMQQQFARALMSPGVQKNMEANEFDVVANSPEEFAKFLKREAETWGRVAKQAGLVAE; this comes from the coding sequence GTGCGCATCGTCGTGCCGGCATCGGGCGGAACGGTTGATCTCGTCGCGCGTGCCGTGATCCCGGCGTTGCAGCAGGCTCTCGGTCAGCCGGTGATCGCCGATGCGAAACCAGGCGCGTCGGGCAACATTGCCGCTACCCTGGTTGCGAAGTCGCCGGGTGACGGTCACACCATCCTCACCGGTTTCAATCCGCTCGTCATCAGTACGTTCCTCTCAAAGAACCTGCAATACGATCTGCAGAAGGATCTGAAGCCGATCACGCTGGGTGTTACCTCCGAGCAGGTCCTGGTGGTCAACTCTGAAGTCCCAGTGTCCACCTTGGCTGAGTTCGTGGCGCTCGCGAAGAAGTCCGATGGGAACATGAACTTCGGATCCATCGGCACCGGCAGTGCGTCGCACCTCACGATGGAGCTGTTCAAGTCCCGTGCGGGCGTCGAGATCAAGCACATCCCCTACAAGGGGGCTGCCCCCGCCATGACCGATCTCCTCGGCAAGGTGACCCACGCAGGGGTATTTGCGGCGGCAAACGTCATTCCCTACGTCAAGGACGGCCGGCTCAAAGCGCTCGCGGTCACCGGCAGCAAGCGGCTGAAGGCGCTTCCCAATGTCCCCTCCATGGCGGAGGCAGGCTTCCCGAATTTCAGTGCCACCATCTGGATCGGTTTCCTTGCTCCGGCCAGCACGCCGGACCCGGTGGTGCGCGACATGCAGCAGCAGTTCGCGCGGGCGCTCATGAGTCCCGGAGTGCAGAAAAACATGGAAGCCAACGAGTTCGACGTTGTTGCGAACTCACCGGAGGAATTTGCAAAGTTCCTGAAGCGGGAAGCTGAAACCTGGGGCAGGGTCGCCAAGCAGGCGGGCCTCGTCGCCGAGTAG
- a CDS encoding oxidoreductase, with amino-acid sequence MNAQMLQVRVARKIALALDIALFELVSTDGRALPPFSAGSHVDVLLPSGVTRQYSLCNDPAESHRYQIAVLKDPRGRGGSRAMHELVREGDVITISAPRNHFPLTPGAEETLLIAGGIGITPLLCMAERLYVLKLPFTLHYCTRSVERTAFRERIQQAGYAAHVQLHLDDGPQQQKLDLPALLRTPRRGVHIYTCGPQGFMDAVLSNARSSGWPQDQLHYEFFSAAPQKLATDGSFEVKLASSGRTIRVAADATVTSALAAEGILVPTSCEQGVCGTCLTRVLEGEPDHRDMYLTPQEQSANDQFLPCCSRSKSACLVLDL; translated from the coding sequence ATGAATGCGCAAATGCTGCAAGTGCGCGTGGCGCGCAAGATTGCCCTTGCGCTGGACATTGCCTTGTTCGAACTGGTGAGCACCGACGGCAGGGCACTGCCTCCGTTCTCTGCGGGCTCGCACGTGGACGTTCTGTTGCCCTCTGGTGTCACGCGCCAGTACTCGCTGTGCAACGATCCGGCGGAGTCGCACCGCTACCAGATTGCCGTGCTCAAGGACCCGCGGGGTAGGGGAGGGTCGCGCGCGATGCACGAGCTCGTGCGCGAAGGTGATGTGATCACCATCAGCGCACCCCGCAACCATTTCCCACTCACTCCGGGTGCCGAGGAGACCTTGCTGATCGCTGGCGGCATCGGCATCACGCCCTTACTGTGCATGGCCGAGCGGCTGTACGTGCTCAAGCTGCCTTTCACCCTTCATTACTGCACGCGTTCGGTGGAACGCACAGCGTTCCGGGAGCGCATCCAGCAGGCCGGCTATGCAGCGCACGTGCAGTTGCACCTTGACGACGGCCCGCAGCAGCAGAAGCTCGATTTGCCCGCGCTGCTGCGCACGCCACGGCGCGGAGTCCACATCTACACCTGCGGCCCCCAGGGTTTTATGGACGCTGTGCTGTCCAATGCGCGCAGCAGCGGCTGGCCGCAGGACCAGCTTCACTACGAGTTCTTCAGCGCCGCGCCGCAGAAGCTGGCCACCGACGGAAGCTTCGAGGTCAAGCTAGCCAGCTCCGGTCGAACCATCCGCGTTGCGGCCGACGCCACCGTGACCTCGGCGCTTGCGGCCGAAGGTATCCTGGTGCCGACCTCATGCGAGCAAGGCGTGTGTGGGACCTGCCTCACACGCGTGCTCGAAGGCGAGCCCGACCATCGGGACATGTACCTGACGCCGCAGGAGCAGTCCGCGAACGACCAGTTCCTGCCTTGCTGTTCCCGCTCCAAGTCAGCTTGCCTTGTTCTGGACCTTTGA
- a CDS encoding MarR family transcriptional regulator yields MRNAPRVPLENRISYRCLSVASRITRHLAPWWKSEFGLTVTSWRVMAVIGRYEPLSAMQVAERTSTDAFFVGRAIDKLVEQGYLKKGVDPEDRRRLRLSLTATGRKVHRQVEDMINLVEADLLAGIPADDLSTFFTTMSLLESRAGRLGACDP; encoded by the coding sequence ATGCGCAACGCTCCCCGTGTGCCTCTTGAAAACAGAATCTCTTACCGCTGCCTGTCGGTGGCATCGCGCATCACACGCCATCTCGCCCCGTGGTGGAAGAGCGAGTTCGGCCTGACGGTGACCAGCTGGCGTGTCATGGCCGTCATCGGACGCTACGAGCCCCTCTCGGCGATGCAGGTCGCCGAGCGCACCAGCACCGATGCCTTCTTCGTCGGCCGGGCGATCGACAAGCTGGTCGAACAGGGCTACCTCAAGAAGGGCGTGGACCCCGAGGACCGCCGGCGATTGCGACTGAGCCTGACGGCCACCGGCAGGAAAGTCCACCGGCAGGTGGAGGACATGATCAACCTGGTGGAAGCCGACCTTCTCGCCGGGATTCCCGCCGATGATCTGAGTACCTTCTTCACCACCATGTCCCTGCTGGAAAGCCGAGCCGGCAGGCTTGGCGCCTGCGATCCGTAG